The Miscanthus floridulus cultivar M001 chromosome 6, ASM1932011v1, whole genome shotgun sequence genomic interval GCGCCTCGCTGTGATGGGCGGGCGACAGGGCCATCCCCACTACAGCGACCGACCCGGATGGACGTGTCGCCCCGCCGGCCCGcctcctcatcagtcatcacGAGGGCGggccgggcgcgggcgcggcggtccCCTCGCTGCTGCCGATCATGTCGTCCTTGTCGCCGCGGACCGGGGCCGCGTCGGGCGCTGGGGGCTCACCGCCGCTATTCAGGCTCTGCTGGTGGTAGATTTGCCTCAGCCTCTCGATCTCCTTCCTCAGTGCCTCCTGATGAGCTGCACACCACAAACACAGTTCAGGTACAGTCAGTCACGGTGGTGGCTTCTTCCACTGCATGCACGCAGCTAGCGCGAATTGAATTGTGATGGCGACTGGAGAGGATCGTAATCGGAGGAGAGGGGGGCGGCAATGGCGGTCACCATCTTTGAAGATCTTGTCCTGCGCGAGCGCGGCGATTCGCTGCTTGAGGTGGCTGTTCCCCAGCGTCAGCAGCGAGCGCTGGTGGTCGAGGAACGCCACGCGCGGGGACAGCGCCGACACCTCCGTCTGCACATATTTGTTTGTTCGATCAAAATTCAGGACAAATTCATCCGCGGACAAATTTGTTCGACCAAAGTTCAGCTCGGAATGCTTCCGGAGCGCATAATTCAGCTCCGGTTGGATGCTTGGGCGATGCGGAACTCTACACGCACCTGAAGCGACGTGACGCTGCGCTCCAGCTCCGAGATGTACTGCAACTTGCGCACGCGCGACCGCTGCGCGGACTGCCGATTCGCCAGGATCCTGCGAGTTTTGCGGCAAGGGAGGCACCCCGGTTGGTGAATTCTGCGTCGCAAAGGTCGCGCATTGCAAGAATTGAGCGATGAAGGGGGTAGCAGGGGAAGAAAGATCACCTCTTGACACGCTTAGGATCGACTGCGGCGGCGGAGgccggcgcggcgtcggcggcgtcgCCATGGCACTTGCTCTGCGCCTCCTCGGCCTCGCCCCTGTCCGTCTTCTCGTCGTTGATGCTGTTGTGGTCGGACGGCGACGACGAGCTCCCCaccggcgcgggcgcggcctgcggcggcggcggctgcaggtCGTCAGAGAACATGGACAGGAGCTGGTCGTCGTCGAGGCGGTCGAAATCGTACGCCCCGACGCCGGCATTGCCGTCGTCGGGGCCGGGCTCGACGCAGGCCACGGAGTCGCTGACGGAGCGGCGGTGCGCGCCGCGCTTGGCCGCGGAGAAGTCGAGGAACTCGTCGACCCacgacggctgctgctgcggctgcgggtggagcggcggcggcggcatgggcgCGGCGAGGAACGTGCCCACGGAGGGGCTgcgctggtgctggtggtggtgccCGCCCCCGAACTCCGGCCACGCCGGCGCCATGGTGGGGATCTTGGGCGGCAGCTGCGCCATGGCCGGGACCCCGCGCCGCGCGTTGGTTCGATTCGGGGAATCAACGCAACACGCGGGAACGGTGGCGCAACGCCGAAACCTGCCCCGGCCCCGCGGTGCCCGAGGCCCCGGGCGGCAATGTAGCGAGGGCGACGACGACGCGCGCGCGCGGTGCCGGCCGGGGATTGCGCGCGCGGCTCCCCTTTTCTTAGCTCGCGTTTTTGTTGTTTCGATCCAATTCCGATGCTGGCGGGGTGCGCGCCCGTGCCACCGCTGCGAGCTTGGCGTGGGTGGACGGTGAGGGGGCCGGGCCGGGGGTCGGTTTGCTCGTCTCGTTTCTGCGCTGCGCTAAATTGGGCAATGCCGCTTGCCGCAACGGGAATGACAGGGACGGGGATTCAGGGAGGgcgggagtgagagagagagaggattgaGCTGAGCTTGAGAGAGAAATAGAGTGATGAGAGGGGCGTGGGGACGTCACATGACAAGAGGAGAGAGACAgctagcaccagctggtaatggaaAGAgcgcgcgcggggggggggggggggggggggggggggggggggggggggagctcgCTTGGACATGGGGCAGACCTACAGCTTGGTCGGTGCACTTTGTCCCACTGACATGTGGAGCCTACGCGTGCTTTTGTTGCTCCCATTTTGTTTCTCTATATAAGCTTCGCACAATAGAAAGGAGGAATATTTAACAGTCACCACTGTTAATGAGGGAGAGCCTATTACAGCTCAAAAAACTTTTAGAGCTAGATATATAATGGTCTAAAGAACTTTTGGAGCTAAATTAGGTGACCGAGAGTACCATCGATGTTGTGATGTTTGTGTTTTTTTACCATGTAACACATTGTGCataggaagatattagtttggaagatcaagtagtgcctaggaaagatacctttcgatatttaggatcaatgctacagagagacggagatattgatgaagatgttagccatagaatcaaagcagggtggatgaagtggcggcaatcatctggtgtcctatgtgataaaagggtaccacataagctaaaagacaagttttataggacgacgcttagacctgctatgttgtatggtgcagaatgttggcctacaaaagaCAACatattcaacagataagtgtcacggaaatacgtatgttgcgttggatttgcggtcatacaagaaggggtcgagttcggaacgatgatatacgtgatagattaggggtagcacctgtaggagaccgtgacgcctaagaggagggtgaattaggcaacttaaaaatctaactccgaaaccatggcctctttttctaaccctagcaaaacctatgcaaaagataaactatctaaatgtgcaactacggttttgctagtgtgttgctatctctaccgcaaaaggagtaatacaatcaatgtaaatacaaaagctaaagagcaaggtagagatatgcaaactcccgtcgacgacttcggtatttttgtcgaggtatcgagaagcgcgcaagcttcccctaatcctcattggagcccctcacaaggaatctctcgcaagggccaagcttccagtcgggtaactccgtggatagccttgagccttccccacgctcaagtgggtctccgacgtgcctttcggcaagcctctcccggatgctccccgtcatcttcactatcaagcttccggccgaaacgctgtgggccttgtttcctccggtacatggtggcggccacaccacaaattcgattggtgtgatcttgtaagactacaagcccctctgatgtacaacaatggtgcgcgcaagcaccgagaggtaagaggtatgcaaacctcacttaacactaggcataaacctagagcaagcgcataagcggtggtctaatcaacctaagcacttcgtaaaacacctacgctaatcacctaataaaacatgaagcactatgcaagtggagatcactaaaatggtgtatcaacacccttggtatgtttcctcagctccacacctacCAAATGCCCGGTTGGggattgtatttataagccccactgagaaagtagccgttggggacgaaatctcgcCTTTTTgttactgatcggacgcgtccggtcgtcccgaccgttggagctgcgaacaactgatcggacgctgccagcatccggtcacttgccaccggacgcgtccggtcgcattttcgtcgctctggaacctctctgtactcgatcggcaTGCCCGCGGGCAATCGACCCGTTGGGCAAGGATACGGGTGCGTGAGTCTGTCCGCGGGCACGGATACGGGTACGTCCCTAAACCCGACGGATATTAGCTGATGGGCAAGAAAATGTTCTACCCGCACCCGCATACCCGCCACACCCGCTCCACAACCTTATCCCTTTGAGGTGGCGTTTGGCTGCAGAGAGAGTGCAAGcttttttaaataaaataaaacaaagagCTAGGGAGCCACACACACGCGCAGGGAGCCAGGAGCCGTCAGGAGCAATCCTCACACCGGCTGCCCACTCGTCCATTCGGCCTTATCCCAAATTCCCAATCTTCAGTCTTCACAGTCTCACACACACGCGCGCAAGGAGCCAGGGAGCCAGAACCAGCACGTGGAAGGGGACCCGGTGGCCGGCGATGAGATCTGGCGGGCACACGGGCATGCCCGCGGGCAAGGCATGCCCGCGGATAGCGGGCGTGGGGCACAGGATGACACCCGTGGCGGGTGACGGgcgcgggcggcgggcgcgggcacGAAATTTTCGTCGCGGGCGCGGGCACACGACACTggtgcgccagcgtccggtcaatgctgagtgTGTTGCCTGGCTGATGAA includes:
- the LOC136457456 gene encoding basic leucine zipper 2-like, with protein sequence MAQLPPKIPTMAPAWPEFGGGHHHQHQRSPSVGTFLAAPMPPPPLHPQPQQQPSWVDEFLDFSAAKRGAHRRSVSDSVACVEPGPDDGNAGVGAYDFDRLDDDQLLSMFSDDLQPPPPQAAPAPVGSSSSPSDHNSINDEKTDRGEAEEAQSKCHGDAADAAPASAAAVDPKRVKRILANRQSAQRSRVRKLQYISELERSVTSLQTEVSALSPRVAFLDHQRSLLTLGNSHLKQRIAALAQDKIFKDAHQEALRKEIERLRQIYHQQSLNSGGEPPAPDAAPVRGDKDDMIGSSEGTAAPAPGPPS